In [Limnothrix rosea] IAM M-220, one DNA window encodes the following:
- a CDS encoding family 10 glycosylhydrolase, whose product MAVSLALGMGSLSPLMLWSQPAQAKPNQYCRLDAKTIAAKDALREKAFSGDQAAQQEYTKLLNDHGKQLNTCRQENWPQDQAMWLRVYPCDTKPGVIDKVLDDIVNKGYDHLYLEVFYDSQALIPASQNNTAWPSVLKTPGLEDRDLMAEIIAKGHARGLKVYAWMFGLNFGYVYANRGDRRHVMARNGFGQTSLDFVKDGAQAFADPYNRTAQEDYYNLVKEILKRKPDGVLFDYIRYPRGTGTQSVTASVNDLWIYSSAATQALYNRAQNNQGLALIEKYLRNRKITVSDVATVRAKFPNEDVPRWQGRIITNYEKNLSNTQLHQRLQNDLWNLTVGHAAQGVVDFVTLVSQAPQRQGVPAGAVFFPGGNQIVGQRGFDSRLQPWDKFPASLEWHAMSYSVCGSPQCIVNEIARVVRFASPSTQIIPALAGDWDRAIGKRPSLKDQMAAIRANFPQIDSVSHFAYSWQEPASDNERKFCRV is encoded by the coding sequence ATGGCTGTTTCCCTTGCCCTCGGTATGGGTAGCCTCAGTCCTTTGATGCTTTGGTCACAACCAGCCCAAGCAAAACCAAACCAGTATTGTCGGCTCGATGCAAAGACCATCGCCGCGAAAGATGCGCTCCGGGAAAAAGCCTTTAGTGGTGACCAAGCTGCCCAACAGGAGTATACAAAGCTCCTCAACGACCATGGCAAACAGCTTAATACCTGTCGTCAAGAAAATTGGCCACAGGATCAAGCCATGTGGCTGCGGGTGTATCCCTGTGATACCAAACCCGGCGTTATCGACAAAGTTTTAGATGACATCGTCAACAAAGGCTACGACCACCTTTATCTTGAAGTTTTTTACGATAGTCAAGCACTGATTCCAGCCAGCCAAAATAATACGGCTTGGCCGTCGGTATTAAAAACGCCGGGTCTCGAAGATCGGGATTTAATGGCGGAAATTATTGCCAAGGGTCATGCCCGTGGTCTAAAAGTTTATGCTTGGATGTTCGGCTTGAATTTCGGCTATGTCTACGCCAATCGCGGCGATCGCCGCCATGTGATGGCTCGCAATGGTTTTGGACAAACCAGCCTAGACTTTGTGAAAGATGGCGCTCAGGCCTTTGCCGATCCTTACAATCGCACCGCCCAAGAAGACTATTACAACCTTGTTAAAGAAATTCTGAAGCGCAAACCCGATGGTGTGCTGTTTGACTACATTCGCTATCCCCGTGGCACAGGTACACAATCCGTGACGGCATCGGTAAATGATCTCTGGATTTACAGTTCCGCGGCGACCCAAGCTTTATATAATCGCGCTCAGAATAATCAAGGTTTAGCCCTCATCGAAAAATATTTGCGTAATCGTAAAATTACAGTTTCTGACGTTGCGACTGTCCGCGCAAAATTCCCCAATGAAGATGTCCCCCGCTGGCAAGGGCGCATTATAACCAATTACGAAAAAAATCTCTCCAATACCCAGTTACACCAGCGCCTGCAAAATGACCTGTGGAACTTAACTGTTGGTCATGCAGCGCAGGGTGTCGTTGATTTTGTTACCCTTGTTTCCCAAGCACCACAACGGCAGGGCGTTCCCGCTGGAGCTGTCTTTTTCCCCGGCGGCAATCAAATTGTCGGGCAGCGGGGCTTTGATTCGCGTTTGCAACCTTGGGATAAGTTTCCTGCTTCTTTGGAATGGCATGCCATGTCCTACAGTGTTTGCGGTAGTCCCCAATGCATCGTCAATGAAATTGCGCGGGTGGTGCGTTTTGCTTCTCCTAGTACTCAAATTATTCCGGCGTTGGCTGGGGATTGGGATCGCGCCATTGGCAAACGACCTTCGCTCAAAGACCAAATGGCGGCGATTCGCGCTAATTTTCCGCAAATTGATAGTGTGAGCCACTTTGCCTATTCGTGGCAGGAACCGGCTTCGGACAATGAACGGAAATTCTGTCGTGTGTAG
- the hisS gene encoding histidine--tRNA ligase, with amino-acid sequence MANIQALRGTKDIYAPEIAHWQQVEAVVRDCLGRAAYQEIRTPIFEQTDLFERGIGEATDVVSKEMYSFTDRGDRPITLRPEGTAGAVRAYIERKLFAQGGVQRLWYTGPMFRYERPQAGRQRQFHQVGVEVLGSDDARADVEVIGIATEILQKLGLKNLSLQLNSVGNGEDRQRYRDALVEYLTPFKADLDQDSQDRLDRNPLRILDSKDQKTQEIAKNAPSIIDYLGDRSKAHFEQVQASLTALDITYTLNPCLVRGLDYYTHTAFEIQSNDLGAQATVCGGGRYDGLVAELGGPETAAVGWAIGLERLVILLQQLAEAPPSTLDFYVVSRGEAAEAASVILAHKLRFAGFSVELDLSGSAFGKQFKRADRSGAIACLVIGDHEAENDQVQLKWLQTKEQQTLAQSELLANIEQWQQKISRARQA; translated from the coding sequence ATGGCAAATATTCAGGCACTCAGGGGAACAAAGGATATCTATGCACCAGAAATCGCCCATTGGCAACAGGTAGAAGCGGTGGTGCGTGATTGCTTGGGGCGGGCTGCTTATCAGGAAATTCGTACGCCTATCTTTGAGCAAACGGATCTCTTTGAACGGGGCATTGGTGAAGCGACGGATGTGGTTAGTAAGGAAATGTATTCCTTTACCGACCGCGGCGATCGCCCCATTACCCTACGTCCGGAAGGGACAGCAGGTGCGGTGCGAGCCTATATCGAACGGAAATTATTTGCCCAAGGCGGTGTACAGCGACTGTGGTATACCGGCCCTATGTTTCGCTATGAACGTCCCCAAGCCGGTCGCCAACGGCAATTTCACCAAGTGGGGGTAGAGGTGCTCGGCAGTGATGATGCCCGCGCTGATGTGGAAGTGATCGGGATCGCCACGGAAATTTTACAAAAACTCGGTTTAAAAAATCTGAGTTTACAGCTGAATTCTGTCGGTAATGGGGAAGATCGCCAGCGCTACCGTGATGCTTTGGTGGAATATTTAACGCCTTTTAAAGCGGATCTAGATCAAGATTCTCAAGATCGTCTCGACCGTAATCCGTTACGCATTCTCGACAGCAAAGATCAGAAAACCCAAGAAATTGCAAAAAATGCCCCCAGCATTATTGATTATCTCGGCGATCGCTCTAAAGCTCACTTTGAGCAGGTGCAGGCTTCCTTAACGGCGCTGGATATTACCTATACCCTCAATCCTTGTTTGGTGCGAGGCTTAGATTATTACACCCACACGGCGTTTGAAATCCAGTCTAATGATCTGGGTGCTCAAGCAACAGTGTGTGGCGGCGGTCGTTACGATGGCCTCGTTGCAGAACTTGGTGGCCCTGAGACTGCGGCAGTGGGTTGGGCGATTGGTTTAGAACGTCTCGTAATTTTGTTGCAGCAGTTAGCAGAAGCTCCCCCATCGACTTTAGATTTTTATGTGGTTTCTCGCGGTGAGGCGGCTGAGGCGGCATCGGTAATTTTGGCGCATAAACTGCGATTTGCGGGATTTTCTGTGGAGCTAGATCTTAGTGGTAGTGCTTTTGGGAAACAGTTTAAACGGGCTGACCGCAGTGGGGCGATCGCCTGTCTGGTGATTGGTGATCATGAAGCAGAAAATGATCAGGTGCAACTGAAGTGGCTCCAGACCAAGGAACAGCAAACCCTTGCACAATCTGAACTACTCGCTAATATCGAACAATGGCAACAAAAAATCAGTCGGGCTAGACAGGCATAA
- a CDS encoding DUF1971 domain-containing protein, protein MLDKLPDHLVAYKKTPEFTEISTPQSLRHGHNTKAGVWGKIVVLAGQLIYRILEPTVEEIVLTSGQVGIVEPTVRHEVVPGDDGRFYVEFYRDPSSHGD, encoded by the coding sequence ATGCTGGATAAGCTACCTGATCATCTTGTCGCTTACAAAAAAACGCCAGAATTCACTGAGATTTCCACACCCCAAAGTTTACGTCATGGTCATAATACGAAGGCTGGGGTATGGGGCAAGATTGTGGTGCTGGCAGGTCAGCTCATCTATCGTATTTTGGAGCCGACTGTCGAAGAAATTGTGTTGACTTCGGGACAAGTTGGTATCGTTGAGCCGACTGTCCGCCATGAGGTGGTACCGGGTGACGATGGGCGTTTTTATGTGGAGTTTTACCGGGATCCTTCGTCTCACGGCGATTAA
- the ubiG gene encoding bifunctional 2-polyprenyl-6-hydroxyphenol methylase/3-demethylubiquinol 3-O-methyltransferase UbiG — protein MVRNDLAFYDRQAAQWWSETATIFPLSKLNPLRFQFFDQYVPDWSGLQVLDVGCGGGYTCEFLAQRGAIVTGIDQSSACISAAQDHADLMSLEIDYHTGVSEKLPFQGDRFDIVTCVDVLEHVESVPATVAEISRVLKPGGLFLFDTLNRTWRSRFIMIWLLENWLRLIPRGIHDWHQFVPPEELEQNLISAGLSDIQIQGFDLFGRTPLAQFQTLLHYWQTENFRVNFDDNTDVFYIGIAKKRR, from the coding sequence ATGGTACGCAACGATCTCGCATTTTACGACCGACAAGCTGCCCAATGGTGGAGTGAAACAGCCACTATTTTTCCGCTGAGTAAGCTCAATCCCCTCCGCTTTCAATTTTTTGATCAATACGTTCCCGATTGGAGCGGTCTACAAGTGCTGGATGTGGGTTGTGGCGGCGGCTATACCTGCGAATTTTTAGCCCAGCGAGGCGCTATCGTTACCGGCATCGATCAATCATCTGCCTGCATTAGCGCAGCTCAAGATCATGCGGATCTGATGAGTCTGGAGATTGACTATCACACGGGCGTGTCGGAAAAGTTGCCATTTCAGGGCGATCGCTTTGACATTGTGACCTGTGTCGATGTGTTGGAGCATGTGGAAAGTGTCCCTGCCACAGTCGCAGAGATTAGTCGTGTACTGAAACCCGGCGGTTTATTTTTGTTCGATACCCTCAATCGCACTTGGCGATCGCGATTCATCATGATTTGGCTGCTAGAAAATTGGTTACGGCTCATTCCGCGCGGCATCCACGATTGGCATCAGTTTGTGCCGCCAGAAGAATTAGAACAAAACCTAATCTCAGCAGGACTCTCCGATATTCAGATTCAGGGATTTGATCTGTTTGGGCGGACTCCCCTTGCCCAATTCCAAACACTGTTGCACTACTGGCAAACGGAAAACTTCCGGGTGAATTTTGACGACAATACAGACGTTTTTTACATCGGCATTGCAAAAAAAAGACGTTAA